From one Microscilla marina ATCC 23134 genomic stretch:
- the aspA gene encoding aspartate ammonia-lyase yields the protein MTTRKETDLLGDLDINDTLYYGVHTQRAIDNFKISHSKIGDYPFFVKGMVITKKAAASANKEIGTIPAEKADMIIQACDEILDNLDQYVQYFPSDVFQGGAGTSVNMNTNEVIANVALTLSGHAKGSYDILHPNDHVNISQSTNDAYPTGFRVSIYFYINYLLEKINILNNSLDKKAAEFKKVLKMGRTQLQDAVPMSLGDEFAAWSTNLKEETKNLKKSRDLILEVNLGATAIGTGVNAPAGYSALAIGYLQQFTKASFVKAENLIEATSDCGAYVMISGALKRTAVKLSKICNDLRLLSSGPRCGLNEINLPEMQAGSSIMPAKVNPVIPEVVNQVCYKIIGNDVTISFAAEAGQLQLNVMEPVIAQCMFESIELLSNACVTLANKCVKGITVNAEHTKQMVLNSVGIITFLNPFIGHHMGDVIGKEAVATGKSIRELVLEKELLSEAELDNILDPNNLMNPEYKGVLHK from the coding sequence ATGACTACAAGAAAAGAAACTGATTTACTAGGAGACCTTGATATCAACGATACACTTTATTATGGGGTACACACCCAGAGAGCAATTGATAACTTCAAAATATCTCATTCTAAAATTGGTGATTACCCCTTTTTTGTAAAAGGGATGGTAATTACCAAAAAGGCCGCTGCTTCGGCCAATAAAGAAATAGGTACCATTCCTGCCGAAAAAGCCGATATGATTATACAGGCCTGCGACGAAATTTTGGACAACCTTGACCAATATGTGCAATATTTTCCCTCAGATGTTTTTCAAGGTGGAGCTGGTACCTCAGTAAACATGAACACAAACGAAGTAATTGCCAATGTGGCTCTTACGCTCAGTGGACATGCTAAAGGGAGCTATGACATATTACACCCCAACGATCATGTAAATATATCCCAATCGACCAATGATGCTTACCCCACAGGTTTTCGGGTATCCATTTATTTTTATATCAACTATCTGCTGGAAAAAATAAACATTCTCAACAATTCGCTGGATAAAAAAGCGGCTGAATTCAAAAAAGTCCTAAAAATGGGTAGAACTCAACTGCAAGATGCAGTACCAATGTCGTTGGGTGATGAGTTTGCGGCCTGGTCGACTAATCTGAAAGAAGAGACCAAAAATTTGAAAAAATCCAGAGATTTGATTCTTGAGGTAAATTTGGGTGCTACTGCGATTGGCACCGGAGTAAATGCTCCCGCAGGTTATTCTGCGTTAGCCATCGGTTATTTGCAACAATTTACCAAAGCAAGCTTTGTAAAAGCAGAGAATTTGATAGAAGCTACCTCTGATTGTGGGGCGTATGTGATGATCTCTGGTGCTTTGAAACGAACAGCCGTAAAACTGTCCAAAATATGCAATGACCTGCGATTATTGTCTTCCGGTCCCAGATGTGGATTAAATGAAATTAACCTTCCTGAAATGCAGGCTGGGTCATCTATTATGCCAGCCAAGGTAAATCCAGTCATTCCCGAAGTAGTCAATCAGGTTTGTTATAAAATTATTGGCAATGATGTTACGATTTCATTTGCAGCCGAAGCCGGGCAATTGCAATTAAACGTGATGGAACCAGTGATAGCGCAGTGTATGTTTGAATCTATCGAGCTGCTCTCGAATGCCTGTGTTACACTGGCCAACAAATGTGTCAAAGGAATTACTGTCAATGCGGAGCATACCAAACAAATGGTGCTCAACTCGGTAGGAATTATCACCTTTCTGAACCCCTTTATTGGTCATCATATGGGAGATGTGATAGGGAAGGAAGCAGTAGCAACTGGTAAAAGCATACGTGAATTGGTACTGGAAAAGGAATTGCTTTCCGAAGCAGAACTGGACAATATTTTAGATCCAAACAACCTGATGAACCCTGAATATAAGGGGGTTTTACATAAATAA
- a CDS encoding succinate dehydrogenase cytochrome b subunit, which translates to MMLNKLFFRKWILAVTGLFLCLFLVVHLSANCLLLLPQNTAKSLYNSYSATLRESPLIKGIAYLLYLSILLHVLYALLITLSNRKANPVKYVVNKTSQNSTWSSQNMGMLGTLVLIFIVIHLVNFWARIKLGLGEEVTYDKSGNKDVYQVAYTLFHNFYFVLFYTLMAVPLAFHLYHGLKSGFKTLGFYHHRGLQLLAKLSLWYAVVMGIGFGIIPLVVYFK; encoded by the coding sequence ATGATGTTAAATAAGCTTTTTTTTAGAAAGTGGATATTGGCAGTCACTGGTCTGTTTCTTTGCTTATTTCTGGTAGTCCATTTGTCTGCCAACTGTTTGCTGTTGCTTCCTCAAAATACAGCAAAAAGCCTATATAATAGCTACTCTGCTACCCTCAGAGAAAGTCCACTTATTAAGGGCATAGCTTACTTGTTATACTTGTCTATTTTACTACATGTGCTATATGCACTTCTAATTACACTAAGTAATCGTAAAGCCAACCCCGTAAAGTATGTAGTAAACAAAACCAGCCAAAATAGCACATGGTCTTCTCAAAATATGGGCATGTTAGGTACATTGGTTCTTATTTTTATTGTGATTCACCTTGTCAATTTTTGGGCAAGAATAAAGCTAGGGCTAGGAGAAGAAGTAACCTATGATAAGTCTGGTAACAAAGATGTATACCAAGTGGCTTATACACTATTTCACAACTTTTATTTTGTGCTGTTTTATACCCTTATGGCTGTCCCATTGGCTTTTCATCTGTATCACGGACTCAAGAGTGGCTTTAAAACATTAGGTTTTTACCATCACCGGGGTTTGCAACTTCTAGCAAAGCTATCACTTTGGTACGCAGTAGTTATGGGCATAGGCTTTGGCATTATTCCGTTGGTAGTCTATTTCAAGTAA
- a CDS encoding succinate dehydrogenase/fumarate reductase iron-sulfur subunit produces MNIIFKIWRQNGPTEKGELKEYLIEGLTEDMSFLEALDYLNEALVLKGEKVIAYEYDCREGICGQCGIFINGRAHGPHDHMTTCQLHMRSFKDGETIVVEPWRAASFPIIKDLIVDRSAFDRIIEKGAYISARTGTAPEANALPIPKLVADKAMDAAACIGCGACVATCKNSSAALFTAAKINHLNSLPQGKAEQHQRVQHMTAQMEAEGFGSCTFTGACEVECPEAISIANIAEMNARKLKANLLG; encoded by the coding sequence ATGAACATAATATTTAAAATATGGCGTCAAAATGGCCCAACTGAAAAGGGAGAACTCAAGGAGTACCTAATAGAAGGGCTTACCGAGGACATGTCTTTCCTGGAGGCGCTTGACTATCTCAACGAAGCTTTAGTACTGAAAGGAGAAAAAGTGATTGCCTATGAATATGATTGTCGGGAGGGAATTTGTGGTCAATGTGGGATATTTATTAATGGTCGAGCTCACGGACCTCATGACCACATGACTACTTGTCAACTACACATGCGAAGTTTTAAAGATGGCGAAACGATTGTAGTAGAACCCTGGAGAGCAGCTTCTTTTCCCATCATTAAGGACCTCATTGTAGATCGATCTGCGTTTGATCGTATCATTGAAAAGGGGGCATATATCAGTGCAAGAACCGGAACGGCTCCTGAAGCAAATGCGCTACCGATTCCTAAATTGGTAGCTGATAAAGCAATGGATGCGGCAGCTTGTATAGGCTGTGGAGCTTGTGTAGCTACTTGCAAAAACTCATCTGCGGCCTTGTTTACTGCCGCAAAAATTAACCACCTCAATAGTTTGCCTCAGGGAAAGGCCGAGCAGCACCAACGAGTACAACACATGACTGCTCAAATGGAAGCAGAAGGTTTTGGGAGTTGTACTTTTACGGGAGCCTGTGAAGTAGAGTGTCCTGAAGCAATTTCTATTGCCAATATTGCCGAAATGAATGCCCGAAAGCTTAAGGCCAATCTATTGGGTTAG
- a CDS encoding transposase: MANLYLIGQLETGQLKSLDVALYYSDELDKFWRYVGNKSNQRGTWYAIERHRVLLTI; encoded by the coding sequence ATGGCAAACCTCTATCTAATTGGTCAACTGGAAACTGGACAATTAAAAAGTTTAGATGTTGCTCTTTACTATAGTGATGAATTAGATAAGTTTTGGAGGTATGTGGGTAATAAATCTAACCAACGTGGGACTTGGTATGCCATAGAACGGCACAGGGTGCTGCTTACTATTTAA
- a CDS encoding WD40 domain-containing protein, whose product MTKTIKLKLLALCCCLGMIQHYTYAQQSLLTLRGHQAKVYSVVFSPNGKYLASGGADRTLKLWDAVSGKLLHTFAGHRGSVLAVKFSPDSKNIATASVDGTIKIWGTSSGVIIKTLEGHADMVGTIDYSADGKWLVSGSRDKTVKLWNVNSGHVVHTFGNHPRLVYGVCFDPTGQRIASTSDVNISVWNTSTFQLEKTLKGHKDHVMAVSFTTDGTYLMSGSRDGTLKKWEVASGRIAKEYAEPYALITSLAISPNGFYLVRGGKNLKLWDAKNAQKITSLRGHFKNVNSVAFSPNGQMIASASDDQTIRLWRTIAYTHLVKLYIEPRINKWQKKGKFEKTDDYLARVNESSRREKVYEYTQQAVTKIGLEHIDWASGKNEYDADNESFKITFKDFRPIYVHVPLAEAKQFDQNFKKLKYKNASFTLANAYELAVLHVDIVNPANGKKYVYDSQNYVAYNASKLTFNFDPISVNTNGRNSEVGNADFVGGFSDVDVKLPKTQMNNPNAIAVVIGNTNYQKTKRVKYAINDARSIKNYLVKVLGYKPGNVFLINDATLADFKTFFGNEHNYKGKLYNSIKADQSDVFVYYSGHGAPSLKNNAAYFVPVEADPQYVELSGYHSDIFYRNLAKLPAKSITVVLDACFSGATVFDNISPIVVKSKGIKGVKNGVLLSSSSKDQVSCWYNKKLHGMFTYFFLKAIHNKNADKNKDNQLTYAEIYKYLVDNNEGVPYFARRIHGIEQVPRIQGKDFQKVFVKY is encoded by the coding sequence ATGACAAAAACTATCAAACTAAAATTGCTCGCACTCTGCTGTTGCCTGGGTATGATACAGCACTACACCTACGCCCAACAATCATTGCTTACCCTCAGGGGGCACCAAGCCAAAGTTTATTCGGTAGTTTTTAGCCCCAATGGAAAATACCTGGCAAGTGGTGGGGCAGACCGAACCCTGAAGTTGTGGGATGCTGTCAGTGGAAAACTGTTGCATACCTTTGCCGGGCACCGGGGCAGTGTGCTTGCCGTAAAGTTTAGCCCTGACAGTAAAAACATTGCTACCGCAAGCGTGGATGGTACCATTAAAATATGGGGAACCTCAAGTGGGGTGATTATAAAAACCCTGGAGGGGCACGCCGACATGGTAGGCACTATTGACTACAGTGCCGATGGTAAATGGTTGGTGAGTGGTAGCCGCGATAAAACCGTAAAGTTGTGGAATGTAAACAGTGGCCACGTGGTACACACATTTGGCAACCACCCGCGTTTGGTGTATGGGGTTTGTTTTGACCCTACTGGCCAAAGAATTGCAAGTACCAGTGATGTAAACATTAGTGTATGGAATACCAGCACTTTTCAACTAGAGAAAACCTTGAAAGGGCACAAAGACCATGTAATGGCAGTGAGCTTTACTACAGATGGCACCTACCTGATGAGCGGGAGCCGCGATGGTACGCTTAAAAAGTGGGAGGTAGCTTCGGGTAGAATTGCCAAAGAATATGCTGAGCCTTATGCCCTGATTACTTCGCTTGCCATTAGCCCCAATGGATTTTATCTGGTGCGGGGTGGCAAAAACCTGAAGCTATGGGATGCTAAGAATGCCCAAAAAATAACCAGTTTGCGTGGACATTTCAAAAATGTAAACTCGGTAGCTTTTAGCCCTAATGGGCAAATGATTGCCAGCGCCAGTGACGACCAAACCATTAGGCTATGGCGTACGATTGCTTACACCCACCTTGTAAAGTTGTACATAGAGCCTCGCATTAATAAATGGCAAAAGAAAGGCAAGTTTGAGAAAACCGATGATTACCTGGCAAGGGTAAATGAAAGTTCTCGCCGCGAAAAAGTATATGAATATACCCAACAGGCAGTTACCAAAATAGGCCTGGAGCATATAGACTGGGCAAGCGGTAAAAACGAATATGATGCCGATAACGAGAGTTTTAAAATTACCTTCAAAGACTTTCGTCCAATATATGTACATGTGCCTCTTGCCGAAGCAAAACAGTTTGACCAAAATTTCAAGAAATTAAAATATAAGAACGCCAGCTTTACTTTGGCCAACGCCTATGAGTTGGCGGTTTTGCATGTAGACATTGTCAACCCTGCCAATGGTAAAAAATATGTGTACGACAGTCAAAACTATGTAGCATATAATGCATCGAAGCTTACGTTTAATTTTGACCCTATCAGTGTAAACACCAATGGACGCAACAGTGAGGTAGGTAATGCCGATTTTGTGGGTGGCTTTTCGGATGTAGATGTAAAACTACCTAAAACCCAAATGAATAACCCCAATGCTATAGCAGTAGTCATTGGCAATACCAATTATCAGAAAACCAAACGGGTAAAGTATGCCATTAATGATGCCCGTAGCATTAAAAACTACCTGGTAAAAGTATTAGGCTACAAGCCGGGCAATGTGTTTTTGATCAATGATGCTACTTTGGCTGATTTTAAAACGTTTTTTGGCAACGAGCATAACTATAAAGGCAAACTGTATAATTCTATCAAAGCCGATCAGAGCGATGTTTTTGTGTATTACTCAGGACATGGGGCACCCAGCCTTAAAAACAATGCGGCTTATTTTGTTCCTGTAGAGGCCGACCCACAGTATGTAGAGTTGAGTGGCTACCACAGCGATATTTTTTACCGCAACCTTGCCAAGCTTCCGGCAAAGTCGATAACGGTGGTGTTAGATGCTTGTTTTTCGGGAGCAACCGTGTTTGACAATATTTCGCCTATTGTGGTGAAGTCTAAAGGAATCAAAGGAGTAAAGAATGGTGTGTTGTTGTCATCGTCTAGCAAAGACCAGGTGTCGTGCTGGTACAACAAAA
- a CDS encoding fumarate reductase/succinate dehydrogenase flavoprotein subunit, with amino-acid sequence MKLNSKVPEGPLEDKWRNYQLKSRLINPANRKKLKVIVVGSGLSGAGAASTLAELGYDVQCFCYQDSARRAHSVAAQGGINAAKNYQHDGDSIYRMFYDTLKGGDFRSREANTYRLAELSAPLIDHFVQQGVPFAREYGGTLVNRSFGGVQVQRTFYARGQTGQQLLMAAYSQLYKMIHAKKVQMFTRCEMLDLVVIDGQAKGIIARDLTNGNLRRFAADAVVLATGGYSRVFRLSTLAIGCNGSAIWKAHKKGAFFAAPSFTQIHPTALPQSSDSQSKLTLMSESLRNDGRIWVPKRQGDTREANKIPESERDYYLERRYPSFGNLAPRDIASRAAKERIDAGYGVGRLKNAVYLDFKHAIEQFGLDTINDRYGNLFKMYQKITGIDAYKEPMMISPAAHFSMGGLWVDYELMTTIPGLYAIGECNFSDHGANRLGANSLLQASVDGYFILPNTINNYLAGKPNAQVPSVEAPAFVIAEERVQAHIDRILKVNGNKTVDHFHRELGKTMWQECAMSRNKSGLVEAIAKIRQLETAFWKDVRVTGHDKEVNTELEKALRVIDFIELAALMCTDALQREESCGAHFREEYQTKEGEAVRVDETFLYVSAWEYNQGDFKLHKEPLHFEFVQPTVRSYK; translated from the coding sequence ATGAAATTAAATTCAAAGGTTCCTGAGGGGCCATTAGAAGACAAATGGCGTAATTATCAGTTAAAATCCCGACTAATTAATCCCGCCAATCGCAAAAAACTCAAAGTAATAGTAGTAGGTTCTGGTCTCTCAGGAGCGGGGGCAGCTTCTACCCTGGCTGAGTTGGGCTATGATGTACAGTGCTTTTGCTATCAGGATTCTGCCCGGAGAGCTCACTCAGTAGCTGCTCAAGGAGGAATCAATGCTGCTAAAAACTATCAACACGATGGTGACAGCATTTACCGAATGTTTTATGATACACTTAAAGGGGGCGACTTTAGATCCAGAGAAGCCAATACCTATCGTTTGGCTGAGTTATCGGCCCCACTCATTGATCATTTTGTACAGCAAGGAGTGCCATTTGCCAGAGAATATGGAGGCACACTGGTCAACAGGAGTTTTGGAGGAGTGCAGGTACAGCGAACGTTTTATGCCAGAGGGCAAACGGGACAACAGTTATTAATGGCTGCTTATTCCCAACTCTATAAAATGATTCATGCCAAGAAAGTACAAATGTTTACCCGCTGCGAGATGCTGGATTTGGTAGTGATTGATGGACAGGCGAAGGGCATTATTGCCCGGGACTTAACCAATGGCAACCTCAGACGCTTTGCTGCTGATGCAGTGGTGTTGGCTACTGGTGGGTATTCACGAGTATTTCGCTTATCAACTTTAGCCATAGGTTGTAATGGAAGCGCTATTTGGAAAGCCCATAAAAAGGGGGCTTTCTTTGCAGCCCCCAGTTTTACCCAAATACATCCCACTGCTTTGCCTCAGTCTAGTGATTCTCAGTCCAAACTTACCCTAATGTCTGAATCGTTACGAAACGATGGACGTATTTGGGTACCCAAAAGACAAGGTGATACCAGAGAAGCTAATAAAATTCCTGAAAGCGAGCGGGATTATTACCTGGAAAGGCGCTATCCTAGTTTTGGCAACCTTGCCCCCCGTGATATAGCATCCAGAGCAGCCAAGGAGCGGATAGATGCTGGTTATGGGGTGGGTAGATTAAAAAACGCGGTTTATCTCGATTTTAAGCATGCCATAGAGCAATTTGGTCTTGACACCATCAATGACCGGTATGGTAACTTGTTCAAAATGTACCAAAAGATCACAGGCATAGATGCTTACAAAGAACCCATGATGATCTCGCCAGCGGCTCATTTTTCTATGGGGGGGCTTTGGGTAGATTATGAGCTCATGACTACTATACCAGGATTGTACGCTATAGGAGAATGTAATTTTTCGGACCATGGAGCCAATCGTTTAGGGGCAAACTCTCTGCTACAAGCCAGTGTGGATGGTTATTTTATTCTGCCTAATACGATTAATAATTACCTCGCAGGCAAACCCAATGCTCAGGTTCCATCGGTTGAAGCCCCTGCCTTTGTGATTGCTGAGGAAAGAGTACAAGCCCACATTGATCGGATATTGAAAGTAAATGGCAATAAAACAGTAGATCATTTTCACCGTGAGTTAGGAAAGACCATGTGGCAAGAATGTGCCATGAGTCGAAACAAAAGCGGGCTGGTAGAAGCCATTGCCAAAATCAGGCAACTGGAAACAGCGTTTTGGAAAGATGTCCGGGTAACTGGCCATGACAAAGAAGTAAACACAGAGTTAGAAAAGGCCTTACGTGTCATAGATTTTATTGAATTGGCGGCTTTGATGTGTACAGATGCCTTGCAAAGAGAAGAGTCCTGTGGAGCGCATTTTCGGGAGGAGTACCAAACCAAAGAGGGGGAAGCAGTACGGGTAGACGAAACTTTTTTATATGTATCGGCCTGGGAATACAATCAGGGTGATTTTAAGTTACACAAAGAACCCCTCCACTTCGAGTTTGTACAGCCAACCGTAAGGAGCTATAAATAA